A window of Otariodibacter oris genomic DNA:
GCCATACTCTTCAGCTAATGCGTGAACATGTTTTGCCCCTGCTACTGCACCTAAAACGTCTGGACGAGCGCCACTTGCTGGTTTAATTCCTTTTCCTGCATAGAATTGAGCACCACCATTAGAGAACTGTACGATAACCGGTGCTTTTACACGAGCAGCTGTTTCTAACACGGTATTTACTGAATCTGAACCAACACAGTTTACCGCTGGGATAGCAAAGTTATGTTCTTTTGCATAAGCAAATACTTTTTGAACATCATCACCTGTTAATACACCCGGTTTTACGATATCTAATAATTTAGCCATTTTTCATTTTCCTTTTTTTGTTAAGTAGGCACATTCCTACTTTGTATAAATCAGTAAGCGGTAAGATATTGCAAAATATTTGTAAAATCTCACCGCTTATCATTAATTAATCGTTAGCACGTTTCTCTAAGATTTCAACGGCTGGTAATACTTTGCCTTCAACAAATTCTAAGAAAGCACCGCCACCTGTTGAAATATAAGAAATCTTATCTTTGATACCAAATAAATCAATTGCCGCTAAAGTATCGCCACCACCTGCAATTGAGAACGCACCATTTGCTGTTGCTTCTGCGATTGCATTTGCGACGATTTCTGTTCCTTTACGGAAGTTAGGAAATTCAAAGACACCTACAGGACCATTCCAAAGAATAGTTTTTGCATTGCGAATAATATTTGCTAATTCTTCTGCAGATTTGTCACCAATATCAAAAATAGATTCATCTTCTTTAATATCAGCTACTGCTTTTTCTGTTGCAACTGCATTTTCGCTGAACTCTAAACCAACACGCACGTCAACTGGAACAGGAATTGTTGTCGCTTTTGCTAAACGTTGTGCTTCAGGAATTAAATCTTCTTCGTAAAGTGATTTACCAACATTTTTGCCTTCTGCAGCGATAAATGTATTTGCGATACCACCACCAACGATGATTTGATCTGCAATTTTAGAAAGAGAATCTAATACCGTTAATTTGGTTGAAACTTTTGATCCCCCTACAATCGCTAACATTGGGTGTTGTGGCTCTTTTAATGCTTTACCTAATGCGTCTAATTCAGCTGCTAATAATGGACCGGCACACGCAACAGGAGCATATTCAGCTACACCGTAAGTTGAAGCTTGAGCACGGTGAGCTGTACCGAACGCATCCATCACAAAGACATCACAAAGTGCGGCATATTTTTTACCTAACTCAGGATCATTTTTCTTTTCACCTTTATTGATACGCACGTTTTCAAGTACAACGATTTCATTTTCATTCACTTCAACGCCATCTAGGTAATCACGAACTAAACGTACAGGGACATCTAATGCCTCATTTAAGTAATCTACGACAGGTTGTAAAGAGTTAGCCTCTTCAAACACACCTTCAGTAGGACGACCTAAGTGAGAAGTAACCATCACTTTTGCCCCTTTTTGCAATGCCAATTTTAAAGTAGGGATCGTCGCACGAATACGCGTATCTGATGTAACTTTACCATCTTTAACTGGTACATTAAGGTCTGCACGGATAAAAAGGCGTTTACCTGCAAGATCAAGATCAGCCATTTTTTTTACGGACATAGTTAGTTCCTCTTTTTGATTTTAAAAATTAAAAACGTAGCGATTATACCAGTTTCCGATTATTTTTCGCGAACTTAGATCAAAATATTTGAGCTTTTTTTGATTTTTTTCATAGGGAAAAATAAATAAAATGACCTACTACAATACAATGATGTAACAGGTCATCTAAAAAGAAATGAAATTGCGTTTTAAAATTTACTTACAACCAGAAAATATAGCCGTAGGTCGCAATAACAAATACACAGAGTAAATTGAGCCAAATACCTACTTTAACCATTTCACGTTGTTTAACTTGTCCGGTTCCGAATACAATAGCATTTGGTGGAGTCGCCACTGGTAACATAAAGGCACAAGATGCACCTAACCCGATAATAAGGGCTAATCCAACTGTTGGCATATTTAATGCCTCAGCAATTGAAATAAAGATAGGAACAAGTAATGCCGCACTCGCTGTATTTGACGTAAATTCAGTGAGGAATATAATGAATGCCGCAACAATTAAGCCTATTACGTAGAAGTGTCCACCTTCAATCATAAACACAATACCATCTGCCATGACTTTGCTTGCACCCGTTTTACCCAGCACAGAACTTAATGTTAAACCACCACCGAAAAGCATCAATACGCCCCATTCGGTATTCTTTTGAATCTGATCCCAATTGACCACACGTAATGCACAAAGTAAAACAGCAGCAACTAATGCAACAACGCTATCGAAACTTGCAATACTTTTAATGCCTAAAATACTTGAAAAAATTGGATTTAATTTACTACTAAATATCCAGCACAATGCAATTGCTACAAAAATTACTAATGTAATGATTCTACTACGGTTTAATTCGATTTTTTCAAAATCAAAGTCAAATTGTTGATTGAGCTTAG
This region includes:
- a CDS encoding phosphoglycerate kinase, which gives rise to MSVKKMADLDLAGKRLFIRADLNVPVKDGKVTSDTRIRATIPTLKLALQKGAKVMVTSHLGRPTEGVFEEANSLQPVVDYLNEALDVPVRLVRDYLDGVEVNENEIVVLENVRINKGEKKNDPELGKKYAALCDVFVMDAFGTAHRAQASTYGVAEYAPVACAGPLLAAELDALGKALKEPQHPMLAIVGGSKVSTKLTVLDSLSKIADQIIVGGGIANTFIAAEGKNVGKSLYEEDLIPEAQRLAKATTIPVPVDVRVGLEFSENAVATEKAVADIKEDESIFDIGDKSAEELANIIRNAKTILWNGPVGVFEFPNFRKGTEIVANAIAEATANGAFSIAGGGDTLAAIDLFGIKDKISYISTGGGAFLEFVEGKVLPAVEILEKRAND